From the genome of Lepidochelys kempii isolate rLepKem1 unplaced genomic scaffold, rLepKem1.hap2 scaffold_220, whole genome shotgun sequence, one region includes:
- the LOC140904564 gene encoding butyrophilin subfamily 1 member A1-like, with the protein NLRSELEVEREILHAELENERGPSPSPSCLARGECGHYTTEKSLAELGWSKVSKNAAMVSLDPDTAHPSLKVSENRRSVKWRGLQQDVPDNPERFDSETCVLGSEGFASGKRYWEVEVGGGRTWAVGVAKESVRRKGWICFSPEERIWAVDQCGSHYRARTSPETLLPLTGSPGKIGVYLDYERGLVSFYHPGMEAPIYTFTSSFTGQLHLFFWVYSPITLCL; encoded by the exons aaaatctgCGATCTGAACTGGAGGTTGAGAGAG AGATTCTGCACGCTGAGCTGGAGAACGAGAGAG GGCCTAGCCCCTCTCCGAGCTGCCTGGCACGTGGGGAGTGTGGACACTACACCACAG AGAAATCCCTGGCCGAACTTG GCTGGAGTAAAGTCAGCAAAAATGCAG CGATGGTGAGTCTGGATCCGGACACGGCTCATCCCAGCCTCAAGGTCTCTGAGAATCGGCGATCTGTGAAATGGAGGGGCCTGCAGCAGGACGTGCCTGACAACCCTGAGAGATTTGACAGTGAAACCTGCGTGCTGGGCTCGGAAGGGTTTGCCTCGGGGAAACGCTACTGGGAGGTAGAGGTTGGAGGTGGTAGgacctgggctgtgggggtggccaaAGAATCTGTCAGGAGGAAGGGCTGGATCTGCTTTTCTCCTGAGGAGAGGATCTGGGCCGTGGATCAGTGTGGGAGCCATTACCGGGCTCGCACCTCCCCAGAAaccctcctgcccctgactggGAGCCCTGGGAAGATCGGAGTGTATCTGGACTATGAGCGGGGCCTGGTGTCATTTTATCATCCTGGTATGGAGGCCCCAATCTACACTTTCACCAGCTCTTTCACTGGGCAGCTCCACCTTTTCTTCTGGGTCTACTCCCCAATCACACTGTGTCTCTGA